A single genomic interval of Streptomyces sp. BA2 harbors:
- a CDS encoding winged helix-turn-helix transcriptional regulator: protein MTNDDLLADCRARLAFDLLANTWNAVALWALRHGPRRPGELRGLIGGISPKILTETLRRLEYNGLVSRKSYAESPPRVEYELTGLGRTLLDPIEAFGAWAFDHGDEVMAAQERADGLSADAP from the coding sequence GTGACGAACGACGATCTGCTCGCCGACTGCCGCGCCCGGCTCGCCTTCGATCTGCTCGCGAACACCTGGAACGCGGTGGCGCTCTGGGCTCTGCGGCACGGCCCGCGCCGGCCGGGTGAACTGCGCGGCCTGATCGGCGGCATCAGCCCCAAGATCCTCACCGAGACGCTGCGCCGCCTGGAGTACAACGGCCTGGTCTCGCGGAAGTCGTACGCCGAGTCACCGCCCCGCGTCGAGTACGAACTCACCGGCCTCGGCCGTACGTTGCTCGACCCGATCGAGGCCTTCGGAGCGTGGGCCTTCGACCACGGGGACGAGGTCATGGCGGCGCAGGAGCGCGCCGACGGTCTGTCGGCCGACGCCCCCTAG